TCGTGTTCACCGGCTCGGTGCCCACCGGCCAGCGCATTCTGCGGGATGCGGCCGAGCGCGCCACCCCCTCGGTGATGGAGCTGGGCGGCAAGTCCGCCGCCATTGCCCTGGCGGACGTGGATCTCGACACCCTGCTGGCCAGCGTCAAGGTCGGCATTTTCTTCAACGCCGGCCAGGTATGCTCGGCCATGTCTCGCCTGCTGGTGCACCGCAGCCGTTACGACGAGGTCAAGGCCGCCGTGGTGGCCCTGGCCGAGGGCCTGAGCATCGGTCAGGGCGAAGGCAACCCGGATCTGACCCCCGTGGTGTCCGAAGGGCAGCAAAAGCAGGTGCTGGCGATGATAGAGCAGGCCCGCAACGAGGGGGCCACCGTGCTCACCGGCGGCAAGGCGCCGGACCTGTCCGGCTACTTTGTGGCGCCCACCGTGATCGAGGCCACCGCCGACATGAGCATTGCCCGGGAAGAAGTGTTTGGCCCCGTGCTGGTGCTGATGCCCTTCGATGACGAAGACGAGGCCGTGGCTCTGGCCAACGGCACCGACTTCGGCCTGGTGGCCGGCGTGTTCGGCGAAGGCCTGAGCCAGACCCTGCGGGTGGCCAACCGGCTGCGCGGCGGCCAGGTGTTTATCAACGAATGGTTTGCCGGCGGCATTGAAACCCCCTTTGGTGGGGTAGGGCTGTCGGGCTTTGGTCGCGAGAAGGGCCAGGAAGCCATCTACAGCTATGTGCAGACCCGTAACATCGGCATTCGCCTGCGCCGGGGCTGACACAACCAGAAAAAGGGCCGGTGATGTACACCGGCCTGAAGCAAGGCAGTAACAGGGTAGTGGGGGAGAGAACAATGAAAAAGTGGTTATGCATCATCTGCGGACTGATTTATGACGAAGCCAAGGGCTGGCCGTCGGACGGCATTGCCCCGGGCACCCGTTGGGAAGATGTGCCGGACGACTGGCTGTGCCCCGATTGCCTGGTGGGCAAGGCGGATTTCGAAATGATCGAAATCACCGACGACGCGCCCGCCCCGGTGGCGGCGGTGGCCGAAGCTGAAACGCCGGCGGCCGCACCCGTGCTGGAGCCGGTGGTGATCATCGGCACCGGCCATGGCGGCTATCAGCTGGCGGCGGCGCTGCGCGCCCGCTCTCCCGAACTGCCCATTACCCTGTTCACCGCCGACGACGGCGCCCTTTACAGCAAGCCGGCGCTGTCCAATGCCCTGGCACTGGGCAAGGACGGCGACGGCCTGGTCAGTGAAACCGCTCTGGCCTGGGAGCAACGCCTGGGCGTGCGGGTTTACCCTCATACTCGAGTCGAAAAAATCGACCGGGAAAACAAACGGCTGCACACCAGCATTGGCGAATACCCCTATGGTCGCCTGGTGCTGGCCACCGGTGCTTCGCCCATCGAGATCCCCGTGGCCGGCGAGCAAAGCGCCATGGTAAGCGTGAACGATCTGCTGGACTACCGCCGTTTTCGCGAGCGGCTGGCCGGCAAGCGGCACGTCACCATTCTCGGTGATGGCCTGATCGGCTGTGAGTTCGCCAACGATCTGGCGGCCCAGGGCATGGGCGTAACCGTGGTGGGCCTGGGTCAGTGGCCGATGGAGCGATTGATCCCGCAGCCCCTGGGCGAGGCGCTGCAGCGGGCCCTGAGCGGCCTGGGCGTGGAATGGGCGCTGCAGAACAGCATTGCCCGCATCGACGCCGAGGGCGAGGGTTATCGCCTGCAGCTGCAGAGCGGCGACGAGCTGACCACGGATCTGGTGCTGAGCGCCGTGGGCCTGCGCCCCAACACCGGCCTGGCCCAGGCCGCGGGGCTGGCCACCGGCCGGGGCATCAGCGTCGACCTGGCCCATGCCACCAGCGACCCCGCCATCTTCGCCCTGGGCGATTGTGCCGAGGTGGCCGGGCAGTGGGCGCCCTATATTGCCCCCATTAACCAGGCCATTCCCGCCCTGGTGGACACCCTGCTGGGCCGGCCCACCCAGGCCAGCCTCAAGGATTCGCCGGTGCTGGTGAAAACCCCGGTGCTGCCGCTGTCGGTACAGCCGGCGGTAGGCCCCGGCGAATGGCGGGTAGAAGCCCACGGCGAGGAGCTGGCCGCCGGTTTTTACGGATCCGACGGCAGCCTGAACGGCTTTGCGCTGCTGGGCCGCGAGCTGCAAAGTCAGCGCAGCCAGTGGCTGGAACAACTTAATCCGGCACGAAACGTGGCCTGAGGAACAGATCATGATTGCCTTACCAAACGACGACAACAGCTGCGGCTGGTATCAGGCGCTGCCCCCGGCGGCGCCCGCCACCCGGCTCAAGGGCAGCCAGAAAGCCGATTATGCGGTGCTGGGGGCGGGCTTTGCCGGCCTGGCCGCGGCCCGCCGGCTGGCCGAGCTCAAGCCCGACGCCCGCATTGTGCTGGTGGATGCCCAGCGGGTGGCGGAAGGCGCTTCCGGGCGCAACTCCGGCTTTGTGATTGACCTGCCTCACAAGTTCGCCCTGGAGCACCCGGATCCGGTGCACAAGCAGAAATTGCTGGGCCTGAACCGGGCCGCCATTGCCCAGCTGCAGGGGCTGGTGGAGCGCCACGGCATTGACTGCCAGTGGTCCGCCGTAGGCAAGTATCAGGGCGCGGTGGGCGAGCGCGGCATTGCCTTTCTCGAGCATTTCGAGCACCTGATGAAGGATCTGGGCGAGCCCTACCACTGGGTGGACAAGGCCGAGCTGGGCCGAGTGCTGGGCACCGGCTTCTATCGCCAGGCCATTTTCACTCCCGGTTGCTACCTGATGCAGCCGGCAGCCCTGGTGCGCGGCATGGCCGAGCACCTGCCCGAGAACGTGGAGCTGCTGGAGCAGTCGCCCATTCGCTCGCTGCGCCGTGAAGGTGGCCTGTGGCGGCTGCAGGGCGACGAGGGCGAGATTCAGGCGCCGACCCTGCTGCTGGGTGCCAGCATCTTTACTCGGGAGTTCGGTTACCTGAAAAACCGGCTGTTGCCGGTGATGACCTTTGCCAGCTGGACCCGGCCGCTGACCGACGACGAGCTGACCCGTTACGGCGGTGAGCTGAACTGGGGCCTGACCCCGGCGGATCATGCCGGCACCACCCTGCGCATGACCGCCGACCGGCGCATTCTCATTCGCAACAGCTACAAGCACGTGCCCAAATATGGCGCCAGTGTGAGTGAGGGTATGCGCAGTAAAATTCGCGCCGATCACCGCAAGGCGTTTCTGGACCGTTACCCTGAGCTTGCCGAGGTGCCCTTTACCCATACCTGGGGTGGCGTGTATGCCATTTCCCGCAACTTCACCAATTTCTTTGGTGAGCTTGAAGACGGTGTGTATGCCAGTGCCTGCGACAATGGCGTGGGCGCGGCCTGGGGCACCATTTCCGGCACCCTGCTGGCCGAGATGGCGGTGGGCGCGGACACCCAGGCGCTGCGCGACATTCGCCAGGTAACCGGCATGCCCAGCCTGAACCCGCCCGAGCCTTTCCTGGGGCTGGGTGTGAAAAGCCGTATTCGCCTCGCCAAATGGCAGAGCAGGAGTGAACTGTGACCAAAGAAGTAAAACTGATTGACAGCAAGGAGCTGGACTTTACCGTGCGGGGCGACTCGCCGGGCATGGCGTACGTGGCCCGGGCCCTGAGCCCGGAAGTGTCGCCGAACATCGGCGTGGGCTTTGCCCGCTGGGAAGGGGCCGAAGTGGCCTGGACCGTACTGTACGATGAGGTGGTGTTTGTGATCGAAGGCTGCTTTGAGCTCACAGCCAACGGCAAAAAGCACGAGGTGCGCCCCGGCCAGATGCTGTGGATTCCGGAAGGCACCGAATTGATATATGGCGGGCATGCCCTGTTTGGTTATGTGGTGCACCCGGGTAACTGGAAAGAGCTGCACGGCCTGGCCTGATATTTGATACGTCTCCAAGCACTACCTTTGCCGGCCTCGGGGCCGGCTTTTTTGTGTCTGGTACTCCTGGTTTCACCGCAAATGTGCACTCGATCAAACAACGCACAAATGCATTTTTTTGCCATTGCACCGGACCCATGATCGCCATAATGTAGGTATAACGTTCACTATACCCTTGTGGCGTTATCGACAGCAGCAAGGACGAGCAACCGGCAGCCCGCCCGTTGCATTCAGGCACACCGTTCAAGTACCCGATCAGGAGAAACTGATAATGACCCTTTCCATTCCGCACACCATGCATGCCGTTCTGCTCAAGGGCCATGGTGGCCTCGACCAGCTGGAATACCGCACCGATGTGGCCGTGCCTCAGCCCGGCCCCAATGAGGTGCTGATCCAGGTTGCGGCCGCCGGCATTAACAACACCGACATCAATACCCGGCTGGGCTGGTATTCAAAATCGGTTGATCAGGCCACCAATGTGGGGGGCGCCACCGGATTTGACGACGTGAACGATGACGATGCGTCCTGGTCCGGCAGGGCCCTGACCTTTCCGCTGATTCAGGGGGCGGACTGCTGTGGCCATATTGTGGCCGTGGGCAGCGACGTTGACCCTGCCCGCATTGGTGAGCGGGTGCTGGTGCGCAACATGCTGCGCAGCTATGTGGATTACCGCCCTTATGAGTGCTGGACCTTGGGCAGCGAGTGCAACGGCAGTTTTGCCCAGTTTGCCGTGGCGCCGGCCCGCGAGACCCATCGCGTGGCCTGTGACTGGTCGGACGAAGAGCTGGCGTCCATTCCCTGTGCCTATTCCACCGCCGAAAACATGCTGCACCGCATTGGCCTAGGTGCCGAGACGGTGCTGATAACCGGCGCCTCGGGCGGGGTGGGCTCGGCGGCGGTGCAACTGGCCAAGCGCCGGGGCGCCACCGTGATCGCCCTGTGCTCTGCCGCCAAGGCGGATGAGGTGCTGGCCTGTGGCGCCGATCGGGTGATTGATCGCAATGCCGACCTTATTGCCGAGCTTGGCAAGGGCGCGCTGGATGCCGTGGTGGATCTGGTGGGCGGCGAGCAATGGCCGGTGTTCCTGGAATTGTTGCGCCGGGGTGGGCGTTACGCCATTGCCGGTGCCATTGCCGGCCCCATTGCCGAAATAGACCTGCGCACCCTCTACCTGAAGGATCTGACCCTAGCGGGCTGCACCTTTCAGAAAGACGAGGTGTTCGCCAACCTGATTGCCTATATCGAAGCCGGTGAGATTCGCCCCCAGGTGGCCAAAACCTTCCCGTTACACGAGATAGCCCAGGCTCAGGAAGCCTTCATCAGCAAGCAGCACATGGGCAAACTGGTGCTCACCATTCCGCAGGTGGAACAATGAAAATAACGCGCATTGAGCTGTATCAGGTGGATCTGCCCTACGCCGGTGGCGTGTATCACCTGTCGGGCGGACGGGAATACCGCAGTTTTGACGCCACCATGGTGCGCATCCTCACCGATACCGGGCTGGAGGGATGGGGGGAGAGCACGCCGTTCGGCTCGACCTATATTGCGTCTCATGCCCTTGGCGCTCGGGCCGGCATTGCCGAGATAGCCCCGCACCTGCTGGGCAGGGATCCTCGCCAGGTGGATCGCATTTATGACGCCATGGACCATGCCCTGGTGGGGCATAACCATGCCAAGTCCGCGATTGATCTGGCCTGCTGGGATCTTTTTGGCAAGTCGGTGGGGCTACCGGTATGCGAGCTGCTGGGCGGCTCAACCGGTAAACGGCTGCCGGTGATCTCCTCCATTCATGCCGAAGCGCCGGAGGCGATGCGGGCCAATGTGGCGCGCCATCGTGAGCTGGGTTATCTGGGGCACTCCATCAAGATTGGCGCCCTCGACAGCGAAGGCGGCCCGGTGCTGGATGCGGAACGCATCAAGGCCAGCCTGGCGGATCAGAAACCGGGCGAGTTCTTTATTGTGGATGCCAATGGCGGCCTGACTCCGGAGCTGGCCCTGCGGGTGTTGCGGCTGTTGCCCGAGGGCCTCGACTTTGTGCTGGAGGCGCCCTGCAAAACCTGGCGCGAGACCAAGTCTCTGCGCCGGCGTTGTGAAGTACCCATATTCCTCGATGAGATGGTTCAGCAGGACGAAGATCTGGTGCTGGCGGTGAGCGAGGATCTGGCCGACGGCTTTG
The Oceanimonas doudoroffii DNA segment above includes these coding regions:
- a CDS encoding aldehyde dehydrogenase family protein, translating into MQHYLNYIDGQWLNADRQITVMNPGTGEPYATIAQAGIEDADQAMAAARRCVNSGALSDVRPAQRTTWMLKAAEAIRAIADEGALVACRENGKSLNDARDEFIEAARYFEYYAGMADKIEGISVPLGKDYVDFTQYVPFGVSVQIVPWNFPVSICARSLAPALAAGNAVVIKSPEISPLAMTLLVKAVEQAGFPQGAVNLLCGKGSEVGSHLVQHADTNQIVFTGSVPTGQRILRDAAERATPSVMELGGKSAAIALADVDLDTLLASVKVGIFFNAGQVCSAMSRLLVHRSRYDEVKAAVVALAEGLSIGQGEGNPDLTPVVSEGQQKQVLAMIEQARNEGATVLTGGKAPDLSGYFVAPTVIEATADMSIAREEVFGPVLVLMPFDDEDEAVALANGTDFGLVAGVFGEGLSQTLRVANRLRGGQVFINEWFAGGIETPFGGVGLSGFGREKGQEAIYSYVQTRNIGIRLRRG
- a CDS encoding FAD-dependent oxidoreductase; protein product: MKKWLCIICGLIYDEAKGWPSDGIAPGTRWEDVPDDWLCPDCLVGKADFEMIEITDDAPAPVAAVAEAETPAAAPVLEPVVIIGTGHGGYQLAAALRARSPELPITLFTADDGALYSKPALSNALALGKDGDGLVSETALAWEQRLGVRVYPHTRVEKIDRENKRLHTSIGEYPYGRLVLATGASPIEIPVAGEQSAMVSVNDLLDYRRFRERLAGKRHVTILGDGLIGCEFANDLAAQGMGVTVVGLGQWPMERLIPQPLGEALQRALSGLGVEWALQNSIARIDAEGEGYRLQLQSGDELTTDLVLSAVGLRPNTGLAQAAGLATGRGISVDLAHATSDPAIFALGDCAEVAGQWAPYIAPINQAIPALVDTLLGRPTQASLKDSPVLVKTPVLPLSVQPAVGPGEWRVEAHGEELAAGFYGSDGSLNGFALLGRELQSQRSQWLEQLNPARNVA
- a CDS encoding NAD(P)/FAD-dependent oxidoreductase; this translates as MIALPNDDNSCGWYQALPPAAPATRLKGSQKADYAVLGAGFAGLAAARRLAELKPDARIVLVDAQRVAEGASGRNSGFVIDLPHKFALEHPDPVHKQKLLGLNRAAIAQLQGLVERHGIDCQWSAVGKYQGAVGERGIAFLEHFEHLMKDLGEPYHWVDKAELGRVLGTGFYRQAIFTPGCYLMQPAALVRGMAEHLPENVELLEQSPIRSLRREGGLWRLQGDEGEIQAPTLLLGASIFTREFGYLKNRLLPVMTFASWTRPLTDDELTRYGGELNWGLTPADHAGTTLRMTADRRILIRNSYKHVPKYGASVSEGMRSKIRADHRKAFLDRYPELAEVPFTHTWGGVYAISRNFTNFFGELEDGVYASACDNGVGAAWGTISGTLLAEMAVGADTQALRDIRQVTGMPSLNPPEPFLGLGVKSRIRLAKWQSRSEL
- a CDS encoding cupin domain-containing protein, coding for MTKEVKLIDSKELDFTVRGDSPGMAYVARALSPEVSPNIGVGFARWEGAEVAWTVLYDEVVFVIEGCFELTANGKKHEVRPGQMLWIPEGTELIYGGHALFGYVVHPGNWKELHGLA
- a CDS encoding alcohol dehydrogenase family protein, translated to MTLSIPHTMHAVLLKGHGGLDQLEYRTDVAVPQPGPNEVLIQVAAAGINNTDINTRLGWYSKSVDQATNVGGATGFDDVNDDDASWSGRALTFPLIQGADCCGHIVAVGSDVDPARIGERVLVRNMLRSYVDYRPYECWTLGSECNGSFAQFAVAPARETHRVACDWSDEELASIPCAYSTAENMLHRIGLGAETVLITGASGGVGSAAVQLAKRRGATVIALCSAAKADEVLACGADRVIDRNADLIAELGKGALDAVVDLVGGEQWPVFLELLRRGGRYAIAGAIAGPIAEIDLRTLYLKDLTLAGCTFQKDEVFANLIAYIEAGEIRPQVAKTFPLHEIAQAQEAFISKQHMGKLVLTIPQVEQ
- a CDS encoding mandelate racemase/muconate lactonizing enzyme family protein, producing MKITRIELYQVDLPYAGGVYHLSGGREYRSFDATMVRILTDTGLEGWGESTPFGSTYIASHALGARAGIAEIAPHLLGRDPRQVDRIYDAMDHALVGHNHAKSAIDLACWDLFGKSVGLPVCELLGGSTGKRLPVISSIHAEAPEAMRANVARHRELGYLGHSIKIGALDSEGGPVLDAERIKASLADQKPGEFFIVDANGGLTPELALRVLRLLPEGLDFVLEAPCKTWRETKSLRRRCEVPIFLDEMVQQDEDLVLAVSEDLADGFGLKISKAGGLTRGRRHRDIGVAAGLTMSVQETVGSTIAFAAIAHLGATVPERHLRCILDTRDMVAITTADFDAPIIDGGVLVPNSPGLGIRVYQNVLGQPLQVWGD